The Iamia majanohamensis genome window below encodes:
- a CDS encoding 3-hydroxyacyl-CoA dehydrogenase family protein, with translation MAIARVGIVGSGIMGAGIAEVAARAGLDVVLRSRKQETAEAMLAGMEKGLAKQVDKGRLSEEDRDAILGRVTATHHIGDLADCDLVIESVVEDLDVKRALFAELDQVVKADAILATNTSTLPVVEMAVATERPERVVGVHFFNPAPAMSLVEVIAPLTASDEAVEAVTEFATACGKGPVRVEDRAGFIVNALLFPYLNNAVRMLENGVASREDIDAAMKGGCNFPMGPLALLDLVGLDTSVAILDALYAEFADPNYSPAPVLRRMVAAGHLGRKSGQGFYDYRR, from the coding sequence ATGGCCATCGCGAGAGTGGGAATCGTCGGTTCGGGGATCATGGGGGCGGGCATCGCCGAGGTGGCGGCGCGCGCCGGCCTCGACGTGGTCCTCCGATCCCGCAAGCAGGAGACGGCCGAGGCCATGCTCGCCGGCATGGAGAAGGGCCTGGCCAAGCAGGTCGACAAGGGCCGGCTCAGCGAGGAGGACCGCGACGCCATCCTCGGGCGGGTCACCGCCACCCACCACATCGGCGACCTGGCCGACTGCGACCTGGTGATCGAGTCCGTGGTCGAGGACCTCGACGTGAAGCGCGCCCTGTTCGCCGAGCTCGACCAGGTGGTGAAGGCCGACGCCATCCTCGCCACCAACACCTCCACCCTCCCGGTGGTCGAGATGGCCGTGGCCACCGAGCGCCCCGAGCGCGTCGTCGGCGTCCACTTCTTCAACCCCGCCCCGGCCATGTCGCTGGTCGAGGTCATCGCCCCCCTCACCGCCTCCGACGAGGCCGTCGAGGCGGTCACCGAGTTCGCCACCGCCTGCGGCAAGGGCCCGGTGCGGGTCGAGGACCGGGCCGGCTTCATCGTCAACGCCCTGCTCTTCCCGTACCTGAACAACGCGGTGCGGATGCTCGAGAACGGCGTCGCCAGCCGCGAGGACATCGACGCGGCCATGAAGGGCGGCTGCAACTTCCCGATGGGGCCCCTCGCCCTGCTCGACCTGGTCGGGCTGGACACCTCGGTGGCCATCCTCGACGCCCTCTACGCCGAGTTCGCCGACCCGAACTACAGCCCGGCCCCGGTGCTG